In one window of Temnothorax longispinosus isolate EJ_2023e chromosome 9, Tlon_JGU_v1, whole genome shotgun sequence DNA:
- the Incenp gene encoding uncharacterized protein Incenp isoform X2, with translation MNARSKSEIRETVLNDLMVIHNRRVELSNRLRENLEDSLSYVRELAAQLSQPSSGPLVPKTPKIRKKAVQRIETIPEDEVFQQEHLSPASSVQSVNEEERKENEVVGRRAKRGASKRAADNIKKQSLILSNSVKKMKRDSQIKRKKSAASSSDEDNDRIFKYSRVEESQTRRVTRKQSKQIAQPVESTEPVEEAKGKNTKEDDNFESPVLRRSSRASSNTASFKSSQNREVNNVDDTIVAPNADDADEPSMYEDAIGKPVPVMNSTLKHSLLPQLNATVVLERLPQQPNLNETVVIQKAARNSKKSKEKESSKKTSQDVAQSYKAPAQYNDCDELITDDESSPETKKLRKQLGRKKVNKKQVKVMSSTSSDDEIPNTPVKTRVKDAVAPVAAQESKTTYKSNALFSPYAKESVKKRVEAFEQAVMYSPKSKVDVDAPTRITRTKTRAMATAEMETETNEKSVAQKLARKSVAKAKRISLAKQKKNEELKENKEQLPERINKLLQIQTDKINVKQTQQLKTTPLSKLKLMQPTLSVNRLHTPLNTQNLSNYSKTLTASRANIITNVESLISLPKSTTKTNSAENQLDEKKRPEEDARKKREEALRLQTEEKRRKRQEKELKNKLAREAKEKQELEKRQRAEREREEKAKLALAMQEKQREEMERKRLAQLQRAQEKEERRKLEEQQKLQRLQEQEEAERSLAEQRRREQEAEKRREAEARAQQAAAEALRSQQKTQQLLAAQAKHKQQANNKHQGATVSYVLDSEPDDDESDDESRPKHEIPHWAQAHVRKAQLAMQLHIPDTIVYKFFNTRKCTPDLTELFHGIDRSRLKRTSSAIWKTPPRISMMETEFLEPKLS, from the exons ATGAACGCCCGATCGAAGTCCGAGATCCGCGAGACCGTTCTCAATGATCTGATGGTCATCCACAATCGTCGCGTGGAACTGTCGAACCGTCTCAGGGAGAATCTGGAGGACAGTCTGTCCTACGTGCGGGAGCTCGCCGCGCAATTGTCACAGCCGTCGTCTGGGCCGCTCGTCCCGAAGACGCCGAAGATCCGGAAAAAAGCGGTCCAGCGTATCGAGACCATACCGGAGGACGAGGTGTTTCAGCAGGAACATCTTTCGCCAGCGAGCTCCGTGCAGTCTGTCAATGAGGAGGAACGAAAGGAGAATGAGGTTGTAGGGCGTAGAGCTAAGAGAGGAGCATCCAAGAGAGCAGCGGATAACATCAAGAAGCAAAGCCTCATCCTGAGTAATTCTGTAAAGAAA atgAAGAGAGACAGTCAGATTAAAAGGAAGAAGTCAGCAGCAAGCAGTTCCGATGAAGATAACGATAGGATTTTCAAGTATAGCAGAGTAGAGGAAAGTCAAACGAGAAGAGTGACGAGGAAGCAATCCAAACAGATTGCTCAACCTGTGGAATCTACGGAACCTGTTGAAGAAGCTAAGGGTAAGAATACCAAGGAGGATGATAATTTTGAATCGCCAGTTCTACGACGCTCTAGTAGGGCAAGCTCCAATACGGCGAGCTTCAAGAGTTCTCAGAACAGGGAAGTGAATAATGTCGATGACACAATTGTTGCACCCAATGCAGATGATGCCGATGAACCGTCCATGTACGAGGATGCGATTGGAAAGCCTGTTCCAGTGATGAATTCAACTTTAAAGCACAGTCTCTTGCCACAGTTAAACGCCACAGTGGTATTGGAGCGTTTACCACAACAGCCAAATTTAAACGAGACAGTGGTGATCCAGAAAGCAGCGAGAAACAGCAAGAAGTCGAAGGAAAAGGAAAGTTCTAAGAAAACATCGCAAGACGTTGCGCAATCGTACAAAGCACCCGCACAATACAATGACTGTGATGAATTGATTACAGACGATGAATCGTCgcctgaaacaaaaaaactgAGAAAGCAACTTGGTAGGAAGAAGGTTAATAAGAAACAAGTCAAAGTCATGTCATCGACGTCCAGCGACGACGAGATTCCTAATACGCCGGTGAAAACGCGCGTCAAGGACGCAGTTGCGCCCGTGGCCGCGCAAGAAAGTAAAACCACGTACAAGTCGAACGCCTTATTTAGTCCTTACGCAAAGGAATCTGTGAAGAAGCGAGTCGAAGCGTTCGAGCAGGCGGTTATGTATAGCCCGAAATCGAAGGTCGACGTAGACGCTCCAACTAGAATAACCAGGACGAAAACTCGTGCAATGGCCACCGCGGAAATGGAGACAGAAACGAATGAGAAGAGCGTTGCGCAAAAATTAGCTCGTAAGTCGGTCGCGAAAGCTAAGAGGATCTCGTTAgcgaaacaaaagaaaaacgaagaGTTAAAAGAG AACAAGGAACAGCTGCCAGaacgtattaataaattgcttCAGATTCAAACTGATAAAATAAACGTGAAGCAAACACAGCAGTTAAAAACGACACCTTTAAGCAAGCTAAAATTGATGCAGCCTACATTGTCTGTGAATCGTCTTCACACCCCTTTAAACACGCAGAATCTTTCGAAT tATTCAAAAACTTTAACCGCCTCGCGTGCGAACATCATTACTAATGTGGAGTCTTTGATTTCACTCCCAAAAAGTACCACTAAAACCAATTCGGCGGAGAACCAATTAGACGAAAAGAAGCGGCCTGAGGAGGAcgcgagaaaaaagagagaggaagccTTGAGATTGCAGACGGAGGAGAAGAGAAg GAAGCGGCAAGAGAAGGAGCTCAAGAACAAATTAGCGAGAGAAGCTAAGGAGAAGCAGGAATTGGAGAAACGGCAGAGagccgagagagaaagagaggagaaggcGAAATTAGCCCTTGCGATGCAAGAAAAGCAACGCGAGGAGATGGAGAGGAAGCGTCTCGCCCAATTGCAACGAGCCCAGGAGAAGGAAGAGCGCCGCAAACTGGAGGAGCAACAGAAATTGCAGAGGTTGCAGGAACAAGAAGAGGCGGAACGTTCGCTCGCCGAGCAAAGACGCCGGGAGCAAGAAGCCGAGAAACGTAGGGAAGCGGAAGCGAGGGCCCAACAAGCCGCCGCCGAAGCATTAAGATCTCAGCAAAAAACTCAACAGTTACTTGCGGCTCAAGCTAAA cataaGCAACAAGCCAATAATAAGCATCAAGGTGCTACCGTGAGTTATGTGCTAGATAGTGAACCTGACGATGATGAATCAGATGATGAAAGCAGACCGAAACACGAGATACCGCATTGGGCACAGG caCATGTTCGCAAAGCGCAACTCGCGATGCAACTACACATTCCTGACACAATAGTTTACAAGTTCTTCAATACTCGTAAGTGCACGCCAGATTTGACCGAATTGTTCCATGGCATAGATAGAAGTCGATTGAAGCGTACATCCAGTGCAATCTGGAAAACGCCGCCGCGTATTTCCATGATGGAAACCGAATTTCTTGAACCAAAAttgtcataa
- the Incenp gene encoding uncharacterized protein Incenp isoform X3 yields the protein MNARSKSEIRETVLNDLMVIHNRRVELSNRLRENLEDSLSYVRELAAQLSQPSSGPLVPKTPKIRKKAVQRIETIPEDEVFQQEHLSPASSVQSVNEEERKENEVVGRRAKRGASKRAADNIKKQSLILSNSVKKMKRDSQIKRKKSAASSSDEDNDRIFKYSRVEESQTRRVTRKQSKQIAQPVESTEPVEEAKDDADEPSMYEDAIGKPVPVMNSTLKHSLLPQLNATVVLERLPQQPNLNETVVIQKAARNSKKSKEKESSKKTSQDVAQSYKAPAQYNDCDELITDDESSPETKKLRKQLGRKKVNKKQVKVMSSTSSDDEIPNTPVKTRVKDAVAPVAAQESKTTYKSNALFSPYAKESVKKRVEAFEQAVMYSPKSKVDVDAPTRITRTKTRAMATAEMETETNEKSVAQKLARKSVAKAKRISLAKQKKNEELKEVKESVNKEQLPERINKLLQIQTDKINVKQTQQLKTTPLSKLKLMQPTLSVNRLHTPLNTQNLSNYSKTLTASRANIITNVESLISLPKSTTKTNSAENQLDEKKRPEEDARKKREEALRLQTEEKRRKRQEKELKNKLAREAKEKQELEKRQRAEREREEKAKLALAMQEKQREEMERKRLAQLQRAQEKEERRKLEEQQKLQRLQEQEEAERSLAEQRRREQEAEKRREAEARAQQAAAEALRSQQKTQQLLAAQAKHKQQANNKHQGATVSYVLDSEPDDDESDDESRPKHEIPHWAQAHVRKAQLAMQLHIPDTIVYKFFNTRKCTPDLTELFHGIDRSRLKRTSSAIWKTPPRISMMETEFLEPKLS from the exons ATGAACGCCCGATCGAAGTCCGAGATCCGCGAGACCGTTCTCAATGATCTGATGGTCATCCACAATCGTCGCGTGGAACTGTCGAACCGTCTCAGGGAGAATCTGGAGGACAGTCTGTCCTACGTGCGGGAGCTCGCCGCGCAATTGTCACAGCCGTCGTCTGGGCCGCTCGTCCCGAAGACGCCGAAGATCCGGAAAAAAGCGGTCCAGCGTATCGAGACCATACCGGAGGACGAGGTGTTTCAGCAGGAACATCTTTCGCCAGCGAGCTCCGTGCAGTCTGTCAATGAGGAGGAACGAAAGGAGAATGAGGTTGTAGGGCGTAGAGCTAAGAGAGGAGCATCCAAGAGAGCAGCGGATAACATCAAGAAGCAAAGCCTCATCCTGAGTAATTCTGTAAAGAAA atgAAGAGAGACAGTCAGATTAAAAGGAAGAAGTCAGCAGCAAGCAGTTCCGATGAAGATAACGATAGGATTTTCAAGTATAGCAGAGTAGAGGAAAGTCAAACGAGAAGAGTGACGAGGAAGCAATCCAAACAGATTGCTCAACCTGTGGAATCTACGGAACCTGTTGAAGAAGCTAAGG ATGATGCCGATGAACCGTCCATGTACGAGGATGCGATTGGAAAGCCTGTTCCAGTGATGAATTCAACTTTAAAGCACAGTCTCTTGCCACAGTTAAACGCCACAGTGGTATTGGAGCGTTTACCACAACAGCCAAATTTAAACGAGACAGTGGTGATCCAGAAAGCAGCGAGAAACAGCAAGAAGTCGAAGGAAAAGGAAAGTTCTAAGAAAACATCGCAAGACGTTGCGCAATCGTACAAAGCACCCGCACAATACAATGACTGTGATGAATTGATTACAGACGATGAATCGTCgcctgaaacaaaaaaactgAGAAAGCAACTTGGTAGGAAGAAGGTTAATAAGAAACAAGTCAAAGTCATGTCATCGACGTCCAGCGACGACGAGATTCCTAATACGCCGGTGAAAACGCGCGTCAAGGACGCAGTTGCGCCCGTGGCCGCGCAAGAAAGTAAAACCACGTACAAGTCGAACGCCTTATTTAGTCCTTACGCAAAGGAATCTGTGAAGAAGCGAGTCGAAGCGTTCGAGCAGGCGGTTATGTATAGCCCGAAATCGAAGGTCGACGTAGACGCTCCAACTAGAATAACCAGGACGAAAACTCGTGCAATGGCCACCGCGGAAATGGAGACAGAAACGAATGAGAAGAGCGTTGCGCAAAAATTAGCTCGTAAGTCGGTCGCGAAAGCTAAGAGGATCTCGTTAgcgaaacaaaagaaaaacgaagaGTTAAAAGAGGTAAAAGAATCTGTG AACAAGGAACAGCTGCCAGaacgtattaataaattgcttCAGATTCAAACTGATAAAATAAACGTGAAGCAAACACAGCAGTTAAAAACGACACCTTTAAGCAAGCTAAAATTGATGCAGCCTACATTGTCTGTGAATCGTCTTCACACCCCTTTAAACACGCAGAATCTTTCGAAT tATTCAAAAACTTTAACCGCCTCGCGTGCGAACATCATTACTAATGTGGAGTCTTTGATTTCACTCCCAAAAAGTACCACTAAAACCAATTCGGCGGAGAACCAATTAGACGAAAAGAAGCGGCCTGAGGAGGAcgcgagaaaaaagagagaggaagccTTGAGATTGCAGACGGAGGAGAAGAGAAg GAAGCGGCAAGAGAAGGAGCTCAAGAACAAATTAGCGAGAGAAGCTAAGGAGAAGCAGGAATTGGAGAAACGGCAGAGagccgagagagaaagagaggagaaggcGAAATTAGCCCTTGCGATGCAAGAAAAGCAACGCGAGGAGATGGAGAGGAAGCGTCTCGCCCAATTGCAACGAGCCCAGGAGAAGGAAGAGCGCCGCAAACTGGAGGAGCAACAGAAATTGCAGAGGTTGCAGGAACAAGAAGAGGCGGAACGTTCGCTCGCCGAGCAAAGACGCCGGGAGCAAGAAGCCGAGAAACGTAGGGAAGCGGAAGCGAGGGCCCAACAAGCCGCCGCCGAAGCATTAAGATCTCAGCAAAAAACTCAACAGTTACTTGCGGCTCAAGCTAAA cataaGCAACAAGCCAATAATAAGCATCAAGGTGCTACCGTGAGTTATGTGCTAGATAGTGAACCTGACGATGATGAATCAGATGATGAAAGCAGACCGAAACACGAGATACCGCATTGGGCACAGG caCATGTTCGCAAAGCGCAACTCGCGATGCAACTACACATTCCTGACACAATAGTTTACAAGTTCTTCAATACTCGTAAGTGCACGCCAGATTTGACCGAATTGTTCCATGGCATAGATAGAAGTCGATTGAAGCGTACATCCAGTGCAATCTGGAAAACGCCGCCGCGTATTTCCATGATGGAAACCGAATTTCTTGAACCAAAAttgtcataa
- the Incenp gene encoding uncharacterized protein Incenp isoform X1, which produces MNARSKSEIRETVLNDLMVIHNRRVELSNRLRENLEDSLSYVRELAAQLSQPSSGPLVPKTPKIRKKAVQRIETIPEDEVFQQEHLSPASSVQSVNEEERKENEVVGRRAKRGASKRAADNIKKQSLILSNSVKKMKRDSQIKRKKSAASSSDEDNDRIFKYSRVEESQTRRVTRKQSKQIAQPVESTEPVEEAKGKNTKEDDNFESPVLRRSSRASSNTASFKSSQNREVNNVDDTIVAPNADDADEPSMYEDAIGKPVPVMNSTLKHSLLPQLNATVVLERLPQQPNLNETVVIQKAARNSKKSKEKESSKKTSQDVAQSYKAPAQYNDCDELITDDESSPETKKLRKQLGRKKVNKKQVKVMSSTSSDDEIPNTPVKTRVKDAVAPVAAQESKTTYKSNALFSPYAKESVKKRVEAFEQAVMYSPKSKVDVDAPTRITRTKTRAMATAEMETETNEKSVAQKLARKSVAKAKRISLAKQKKNEELKEVKESVNKEQLPERINKLLQIQTDKINVKQTQQLKTTPLSKLKLMQPTLSVNRLHTPLNTQNLSNYSKTLTASRANIITNVESLISLPKSTTKTNSAENQLDEKKRPEEDARKKREEALRLQTEEKRRKRQEKELKNKLAREAKEKQELEKRQRAEREREEKAKLALAMQEKQREEMERKRLAQLQRAQEKEERRKLEEQQKLQRLQEQEEAERSLAEQRRREQEAEKRREAEARAQQAAAEALRSQQKTQQLLAAQAKHKQQANNKHQGATVSYVLDSEPDDDESDDESRPKHEIPHWAQAHVRKAQLAMQLHIPDTIVYKFFNTRKCTPDLTELFHGIDRSRLKRTSSAIWKTPPRISMMETEFLEPKLS; this is translated from the exons ATGAACGCCCGATCGAAGTCCGAGATCCGCGAGACCGTTCTCAATGATCTGATGGTCATCCACAATCGTCGCGTGGAACTGTCGAACCGTCTCAGGGAGAATCTGGAGGACAGTCTGTCCTACGTGCGGGAGCTCGCCGCGCAATTGTCACAGCCGTCGTCTGGGCCGCTCGTCCCGAAGACGCCGAAGATCCGGAAAAAAGCGGTCCAGCGTATCGAGACCATACCGGAGGACGAGGTGTTTCAGCAGGAACATCTTTCGCCAGCGAGCTCCGTGCAGTCTGTCAATGAGGAGGAACGAAAGGAGAATGAGGTTGTAGGGCGTAGAGCTAAGAGAGGAGCATCCAAGAGAGCAGCGGATAACATCAAGAAGCAAAGCCTCATCCTGAGTAATTCTGTAAAGAAA atgAAGAGAGACAGTCAGATTAAAAGGAAGAAGTCAGCAGCAAGCAGTTCCGATGAAGATAACGATAGGATTTTCAAGTATAGCAGAGTAGAGGAAAGTCAAACGAGAAGAGTGACGAGGAAGCAATCCAAACAGATTGCTCAACCTGTGGAATCTACGGAACCTGTTGAAGAAGCTAAGGGTAAGAATACCAAGGAGGATGATAATTTTGAATCGCCAGTTCTACGACGCTCTAGTAGGGCAAGCTCCAATACGGCGAGCTTCAAGAGTTCTCAGAACAGGGAAGTGAATAATGTCGATGACACAATTGTTGCACCCAATGCAGATGATGCCGATGAACCGTCCATGTACGAGGATGCGATTGGAAAGCCTGTTCCAGTGATGAATTCAACTTTAAAGCACAGTCTCTTGCCACAGTTAAACGCCACAGTGGTATTGGAGCGTTTACCACAACAGCCAAATTTAAACGAGACAGTGGTGATCCAGAAAGCAGCGAGAAACAGCAAGAAGTCGAAGGAAAAGGAAAGTTCTAAGAAAACATCGCAAGACGTTGCGCAATCGTACAAAGCACCCGCACAATACAATGACTGTGATGAATTGATTACAGACGATGAATCGTCgcctgaaacaaaaaaactgAGAAAGCAACTTGGTAGGAAGAAGGTTAATAAGAAACAAGTCAAAGTCATGTCATCGACGTCCAGCGACGACGAGATTCCTAATACGCCGGTGAAAACGCGCGTCAAGGACGCAGTTGCGCCCGTGGCCGCGCAAGAAAGTAAAACCACGTACAAGTCGAACGCCTTATTTAGTCCTTACGCAAAGGAATCTGTGAAGAAGCGAGTCGAAGCGTTCGAGCAGGCGGTTATGTATAGCCCGAAATCGAAGGTCGACGTAGACGCTCCAACTAGAATAACCAGGACGAAAACTCGTGCAATGGCCACCGCGGAAATGGAGACAGAAACGAATGAGAAGAGCGTTGCGCAAAAATTAGCTCGTAAGTCGGTCGCGAAAGCTAAGAGGATCTCGTTAgcgaaacaaaagaaaaacgaagaGTTAAAAGAGGTAAAAGAATCTGTG AACAAGGAACAGCTGCCAGaacgtattaataaattgcttCAGATTCAAACTGATAAAATAAACGTGAAGCAAACACAGCAGTTAAAAACGACACCTTTAAGCAAGCTAAAATTGATGCAGCCTACATTGTCTGTGAATCGTCTTCACACCCCTTTAAACACGCAGAATCTTTCGAAT tATTCAAAAACTTTAACCGCCTCGCGTGCGAACATCATTACTAATGTGGAGTCTTTGATTTCACTCCCAAAAAGTACCACTAAAACCAATTCGGCGGAGAACCAATTAGACGAAAAGAAGCGGCCTGAGGAGGAcgcgagaaaaaagagagaggaagccTTGAGATTGCAGACGGAGGAGAAGAGAAg GAAGCGGCAAGAGAAGGAGCTCAAGAACAAATTAGCGAGAGAAGCTAAGGAGAAGCAGGAATTGGAGAAACGGCAGAGagccgagagagaaagagaggagaaggcGAAATTAGCCCTTGCGATGCAAGAAAAGCAACGCGAGGAGATGGAGAGGAAGCGTCTCGCCCAATTGCAACGAGCCCAGGAGAAGGAAGAGCGCCGCAAACTGGAGGAGCAACAGAAATTGCAGAGGTTGCAGGAACAAGAAGAGGCGGAACGTTCGCTCGCCGAGCAAAGACGCCGGGAGCAAGAAGCCGAGAAACGTAGGGAAGCGGAAGCGAGGGCCCAACAAGCCGCCGCCGAAGCATTAAGATCTCAGCAAAAAACTCAACAGTTACTTGCGGCTCAAGCTAAA cataaGCAACAAGCCAATAATAAGCATCAAGGTGCTACCGTGAGTTATGTGCTAGATAGTGAACCTGACGATGATGAATCAGATGATGAAAGCAGACCGAAACACGAGATACCGCATTGGGCACAGG caCATGTTCGCAAAGCGCAACTCGCGATGCAACTACACATTCCTGACACAATAGTTTACAAGTTCTTCAATACTCGTAAGTGCACGCCAGATTTGACCGAATTGTTCCATGGCATAGATAGAAGTCGATTGAAGCGTACATCCAGTGCAATCTGGAAAACGCCGCCGCGTATTTCCATGATGGAAACCGAATTTCTTGAACCAAAAttgtcataa